The following proteins come from a genomic window of Sorghum bicolor cultivar BTx623 chromosome 3, Sorghum_bicolor_NCBIv3, whole genome shotgun sequence:
- the LOC110433688 gene encoding uncharacterized protein DDB_G0283697-like, whose amino-acid sequence MLKDKLFNFKMEKDESIPKMFYRLQVIVNDLKNLGEKVKDEDFSHKFLMCLLKRFSTLRRMVFREGLIKVTPNEVLGYIMTDAQYNDDPSEGEEDKREKKDKKEKSMAFKASSSSKGKSKKEESSEEEMDSDDEAMALLVCKMGKFMKKKCYDARKRRDFTKGNGNGRLCFKCKSPDHVVANCPHLDDDDNKKKKDKNERKEKKSKKMSFKKNKKGGGYIVTWDSDATDDEDSDDEKELEAMKKAFGGIAISNEPSLFDDATSKCLMAKSTKVTYNDDACDDDDSCSDDDEDPSKEELMDMCEQLNEGFQKKRKECKGLLKKVQDHEKSLRELQASHEYLKKDHEELENAHTKLAKAHSILLDQAQLFIHHNRLKLKYE is encoded by the exons atgctcaaggacaagctattcaACTTCAAGATGGAAAAGGATGAGTCTATTCCAAAAATGTTCTATAGACTCCAAGTGATTGTCAATGATCTCAAGAACCTTGGAGAAAAAGTGAAGGACGAGGACTTCTCACATAAGTTCCTCATGTGCTTGCTAAAGAGATTCTCTACTTTGAGAAGAATGGTCTTTAGAGAAGGATTGATCAAGGTGACTCCAAATGAAGTGCTTGGTTACATAATGACCGATGCTCAATACAATGATGATCCTAGTGAAGGAGAAGAGGACAAGAGGGAAAAGAAAGACAAAAAAgagaagagtatggcattcaagGCTTCATCCTCATCCAAGGGCAAGAGCAAGAAAGAAGAGTCAAGTGAGGAAGAAAtggatagtgatgatgaggctatggCACTTCTAGTCTGCAAGATGggcaagttcatgaagaagaagtgCTATGatgcaagaaagagaagagacttCACCAAAGGCAATGGTAATGGAAGGCTTTGCTTCAAATGCAAGAGCCCTGATCATGTGGTGGCCAATTGTCCACAtcttgatgatgatgacaacaagaagaagaaggacaagaatgAGAGAAAGGAAAAGAAGTCCAAGAAGATGAGcttcaagaagaacaagaagggtgGTGGCTATATTGTCACGTGGGATAGTGATGCCACTGATGATgaagatagtgatgatgagaaggagttGGAGGCCATGAAGAAGGCTTTCGGTGGCATTGCCATTTCCAACGAGCCATCTCTCTTTGATGATGCTACATCAaaatgcctcatggctaagtcCACCAAGGTAACATATAATGATGATGcatgtgatgatgatgattcttgtagcgatgatgatgaggacccTTCCAAGGAGGAGCTCATGGACATGTGTGAGCAACTAAATGAAGGCTTCCAAAAGAAGAGAAAGGAGTGTAAGGGTTTACTCAAGAAAGTCCAAGATCATGAGAAGTCCCTTAGGGAGCTTCAAGCATCGCATGAGTATCTAAAGAAAGACCAtgaggaacttgagaacgctcacaccaagcttgcaaAAGCTCACTCTATTCTTCTTGATCAAGCACAG ctcTTCATCCATCACAACCGACTCAAGCTCAAGTAtgagtga